From Actinomyces sp. oral taxon 171 str. F0337, one genomic window encodes:
- a CDS encoding MerR family transcriptional regulator, with product MTSAIAPDNEPDDVRLREALRLDFVPPSDNVGPATGPGAAGWDIATTADRLGVSAHTLRYYERIGLVRVERDASGHRRYDAAGVRRLVFLTRMRTSGMPIRDLRRYVALVKAGRDTVPERLSLLTEHRDGLRTRIDELRLALSATEYKITVYTRELEGQTTVDDIDTSETDKENPS from the coding sequence ATGACCAGCGCGATTGCTCCAGACAACGAGCCCGACGACGTCCGGCTCCGCGAGGCACTCCGCCTCGACTTCGTCCCACCCAGTGACAACGTCGGGCCGGCAACCGGGCCTGGTGCAGCCGGATGGGACATTGCAACCACTGCCGATCGCCTGGGGGTCAGCGCCCACACTCTGCGCTACTACGAGCGGATCGGGCTCGTGCGGGTGGAGCGTGACGCCTCGGGACACCGTCGTTACGACGCCGCCGGCGTACGGCGTCTGGTGTTCCTCACCCGGATGCGGACCTCGGGCATGCCGATCCGCGATCTGCGGCGCTATGTCGCGCTGGTCAAGGCCGGTCGGGACACGGTGCCCGAGCGCCTGTCCCTGCTCACCGAGCACCGCGACGGCCTGCGCACCCGGATCGACGAGCTCCGGCTGGCACTGTCCGCCACCGAGTACAAGATCACCGTCTACACGCGGGAGCTGGAGGGGCAAACCACCGTGGACGACATCGACACTTCCGAGACTGACAAGGAGAACCCCTCATGA
- a CDS encoding FHA domain-containing protein gives MSALAFTILRLGYLVLLWFFLYLIVRVMRRDMADSPAAGSARRRSTGGSEQPSAPPPRGRRRSATRLVITEGPLAGSTVPLSPSSIIIGRSPSCTLVLDDSYASSRHARVFPKDGAWWLEDLGSTNGTMMDGRPVHGAVELPMNIPVRIGQTTLELRS, from the coding sequence GTGAGCGCACTCGCCTTCACGATCTTACGGCTGGGCTACCTGGTCCTGCTGTGGTTCTTCCTGTACCTCATCGTGCGCGTCATGCGCCGCGACATGGCCGACTCCCCCGCCGCCGGCTCGGCACGTCGGCGCTCCACGGGTGGCTCCGAGCAGCCCTCAGCTCCTCCCCCCAGGGGCCGACGCCGCAGCGCCACCCGCCTGGTCATCACCGAGGGCCCCTTGGCCGGCTCGACCGTGCCCCTGAGCCCGTCGTCGATCATCATCGGCCGCTCGCCCTCCTGCACCCTGGTCCTCGACGACTCCTACGCCTCATCGCGTCACGCCCGCGTCTTCCCCAAGGACGGCGCCTGGTGGCTGGAGGACCTCGGATCCACCAACGGAACCATGATGGACGGCCGCCCCGTGCACGGCGCCGTGGAGCTCCCCATGAACATACCTGTCAGAATCGGCCAAACGACGCTGGAGCTGCGCTCATGA
- a CDS encoding NmrA family NAD(P)-binding protein, protein MADIIHGATGAQGSPVLSALTSAGRTAVAAVRHPEAVPAGVVARQVDLASADSLAAAYEGADGVFVHLPMGAPEAAAAQARAVVEAVTRARPGRVVISTSGQIVDQPGSPLQAPADSPIMTLINGVTGSGVPTAVVAPRLYLENLLLPVVLAPTREEGVLRYPLPTSFPVSWSSHLDVAEVVARLLTDASPTTGTVGVGHLPGLTGPDLAAAFSNHLGREVHFEGITPEAFGELITPLFGPAAAPVVELYRALNAQDGNTIAEDGSAQELLGLRPRPIEQWLEDLAVS, encoded by the coding sequence ATGGCTGACATCATTCACGGCGCCACCGGCGCCCAAGGCTCCCCCGTTCTATCCGCTCTGACCTCCGCAGGGCGCACCGCCGTCGCAGCGGTCCGCCATCCCGAGGCGGTCCCCGCCGGCGTCGTCGCCCGGCAGGTCGATCTCGCCTCGGCTGACTCACTCGCCGCCGCCTATGAGGGCGCCGACGGCGTCTTCGTCCACCTGCCCATGGGCGCACCCGAGGCGGCGGCCGCCCAGGCCCGGGCCGTCGTCGAGGCCGTCACCCGGGCCCGCCCCGGTCGCGTCGTCATCTCCACCAGCGGGCAGATCGTCGACCAGCCGGGATCACCGCTGCAGGCGCCCGCGGACAGCCCCATCATGACGCTCATCAACGGCGTGACCGGCAGCGGCGTCCCCACGGCCGTGGTCGCCCCACGCCTCTACCTGGAGAACCTGCTCTTGCCGGTCGTCCTGGCCCCCACGCGTGAGGAGGGCGTGCTGCGCTACCCGCTCCCGACGTCGTTCCCGGTCTCCTGGAGCTCGCACCTGGACGTGGCCGAGGTCGTCGCCCGCCTGCTCACGGACGCCTCCCCCACCACGGGCACGGTCGGCGTCGGTCACCTGCCCGGACTGACGGGACCGGATCTGGCCGCGGCCTTCTCCAACCATCTGGGCCGCGAGGTCCATTTCGAGGGCATCACGCCCGAGGCCTTCGGCGAGCTCATCACGCCGCTCTTCGGGCCGGCCGCGGCGCCGGTCGTCGAGCTCTACCGGGCCCTCAACGCGCAGGACGGCAACACCATCGCCGAGGACGGCAGCGCCCAGGAGCTCCTGGGGCTACGACCGCGCCCGATCGAGCAGTGGCTGGAGGACCTGGCGGTCTCGTAG
- the mtnN gene encoding 5'-methylthioadenosine/S-adenosylhomocysteine nucleosidase — MSRTSAAPVIVSCAMAEEAEPFMDALPERAAAKAPNLPGSAHAWSLQLPGDERELILVRSGIGLVAAASALATVLAQVRPGAVVSAGTTGGLGRQVEVGDVCVSTTLAYTDADATAFGYARGQTPGQPETFGGDPALLERLEQVGQEALRGATASSGSARLRVGQMLAGNSFVTAANVADTREVFPAALSTDMESTALAQVAASAGIPFASVRGVSDLCGPEAGQDFHIAAEEAAARSAAVVLALLS, encoded by the coding sequence GTGAGTCGCACCAGTGCCGCGCCCGTCATCGTCTCCTGCGCCATGGCAGAGGAGGCCGAGCCCTTCATGGACGCCCTGCCCGAGCGCGCGGCGGCCAAGGCGCCGAACCTGCCGGGCTCCGCGCACGCCTGGTCCCTCCAGCTCCCCGGCGACGAGCGCGAGCTCATCCTGGTACGCAGTGGTATCGGGCTCGTGGCGGCCGCGAGCGCGCTGGCGACGGTCCTGGCTCAGGTCCGCCCCGGCGCCGTCGTCTCGGCGGGGACCACCGGCGGGCTCGGCCGCCAGGTCGAGGTCGGCGACGTCTGCGTCTCGACGACCCTGGCCTACACCGACGCCGACGCCACCGCCTTCGGCTACGCCCGCGGCCAGACCCCGGGCCAGCCGGAGACCTTCGGCGGGGACCCGGCTCTGCTGGAGCGCCTGGAGCAGGTGGGCCAGGAGGCCCTGCGCGGCGCCACAGCGTCGTCGGGCTCGGCGCGGCTGCGCGTCGGTCAGATGCTGGCCGGCAACTCCTTCGTGACGGCTGCGAACGTGGCCGACACTCGTGAGGTCTTCCCCGCAGCGCTGAGCACCGACATGGAGTCGACGGCTCTGGCGCAGGTGGCGGCGAGTGCCGGCATCCCCTTCGCCTCGGTGCGCGGCGTATCCGACCTGTGCGGCCCGGAGGCTGGCCAGGACTTCCACATCGCCGCCGAGGAGGCCGCCGCCCGCAGCGCCGCGGTCGTCCTGGCCCTGCTCAGCTGA
- a CDS encoding carbon starvation CstA family protein encodes MPQKEASLPTYTEQEEKRIIRNDDGVPVGIRPDNRWTPVRIATWVAITALGVLGWWMLAVVRGEHVNTIWFVVTAVCTYAIGYRFYALYIQRRIMRPDDTNATPAERINNGRDFDPTHRVVLYGHHFAAIAGAGPLVGPVLAAQMGYLPGTLWIIIGVLVAGAVQDMLVLFFSMRRGGRSLGQMATDEIGKIGGIVATIVVFVMLMIVLAVLAMVCVNALAASPWGVFSVGMTIPIAIGMGLWLRFVQPGKITQVSFIGFGLLIAVIIGGRWVAESSFGHYLHLSPTTLVWAMIIYGFLAAVLPVWVLLTPRDYLSTFMKVGTITILALGIIIVRPLVEMSAVTEFAFNTAGPVFAGTLFPFLFITIACGALSGMHAMVSSGTSPKMVEKETQVRMIGYGGMLMESFVAIMALAAAVSLSPGIYFSMNTSTATMNKLAGPETVAAAPCKTTDDPDHHCEKLAESAVAKLGVTDAQGRRLTPEWDSWDDNGNPKTYTGAEALERLASDVGEPNVVSRTGGAPTLSVGIAHILHQIGGGRTMMGFWYHFAIMFEALFILSAVDAVTRVARFQLSDALGNAFPRFKDPSWHVGAWGTTAVVVASWGALLLMGVTDPRGGIQTLYPLFGIANQLIAAVALLVVTVMVVRKGYTKWVWIPAIPLVFDTAVTFTASWQKIFSTDPLVGYFQQHREAVAKLSTLSDPAKIEETKAIVRNTMIQGTLSIVFLVMVAFVMVCALIRIVQTIRNRDTTTSEDPYQESNFYAPETMIASSLMKKVSREYEQVGDPALIPHKAHAEKS; translated from the coding sequence ATGCCCCAGAAAGAAGCCTCCCTGCCGACATACACCGAGCAGGAGGAGAAACGGATCATCCGCAACGACGACGGCGTCCCCGTCGGCATACGTCCTGACAATCGATGGACACCCGTACGGATCGCCACATGGGTGGCCATCACCGCCCTGGGCGTCCTGGGGTGGTGGATGCTGGCGGTCGTGCGCGGCGAGCACGTCAACACCATCTGGTTCGTAGTCACCGCCGTGTGCACCTACGCGATCGGGTACCGCTTCTACGCCCTCTACATCCAGCGGCGCATCATGCGCCCCGACGACACCAACGCCACCCCGGCCGAGCGCATCAACAACGGGCGCGACTTCGACCCCACCCACCGTGTCGTCCTCTACGGCCACCACTTCGCAGCCATCGCCGGCGCCGGCCCGCTGGTCGGCCCGGTCCTGGCCGCCCAGATGGGCTACCTGCCCGGCACCCTGTGGATCATCATTGGCGTCCTCGTGGCCGGCGCCGTCCAGGACATGCTCGTCCTGTTCTTCTCCATGCGCCGCGGCGGCCGCTCTCTGGGCCAGATGGCCACGGATGAGATCGGCAAGATCGGCGGCATCGTGGCGACCATCGTCGTCTTCGTCATGCTCATGATCGTCCTGGCGGTCCTGGCCATGGTCTGCGTCAACGCCCTGGCCGCCTCCCCCTGGGGCGTCTTCTCGGTGGGCATGACCATCCCGATCGCCATCGGGATGGGCCTGTGGCTGCGCTTCGTCCAGCCCGGCAAGATCACCCAGGTCTCCTTCATCGGCTTCGGCCTGCTCATCGCTGTCATCATCGGCGGACGCTGGGTGGCCGAGTCCTCCTTCGGGCACTACCTGCACCTATCCCCCACCACGTTGGTGTGGGCCATGATCATCTACGGCTTCCTGGCCGCGGTCCTGCCCGTGTGGGTCCTGCTCACCCCGCGCGACTACCTGTCGACCTTCATGAAGGTCGGCACCATCACGATCCTGGCCCTGGGCATCATCATTGTGCGCCCCCTGGTGGAGATGTCCGCCGTCACCGAGTTCGCCTTCAACACCGCCGGCCCCGTCTTCGCCGGCACCCTCTTCCCCTTCCTGTTCATCACCATCGCCTGCGGCGCCCTGTCCGGCATGCACGCCATGGTCTCCTCGGGCACCAGCCCCAAGATGGTGGAGAAGGAGACCCAGGTCCGCATGATCGGCTACGGCGGCATGCTCATGGAGTCCTTCGTGGCCATCATGGCGCTGGCGGCCGCGGTCTCACTGAGCCCGGGCATCTACTTCTCCATGAACACCTCGACGGCGACCATGAACAAGCTCGCCGGCCCCGAGACGGTGGCCGCCGCCCCCTGCAAGACCACCGACGACCCCGATCACCACTGCGAGAAGCTCGCCGAGTCCGCCGTCGCCAAGCTCGGCGTCACCGACGCCCAGGGCCGCAGGCTCACCCCCGAGTGGGACTCCTGGGACGACAACGGCAACCCCAAGACCTACACGGGCGCCGAGGCCCTGGAGCGCCTGGCCAGCGACGTCGGCGAGCCCAACGTCGTCTCGCGCACCGGCGGCGCCCCCACCCTGTCGGTGGGCATCGCCCACATCCTCCACCAGATCGGCGGAGGCCGGACCATGATGGGCTTCTGGTACCACTTCGCCATCATGTTCGAGGCCCTGTTCATCCTCTCGGCCGTCGACGCCGTCACCCGCGTGGCCCGCTTCCAGCTCTCTGACGCCCTGGGCAACGCCTTCCCCAGGTTCAAGGACCCGTCCTGGCACGTGGGCGCCTGGGGGACAACGGCGGTCGTCGTCGCCTCCTGGGGGGCTCTGCTCCTCATGGGCGTCACCGACCCGCGCGGCGGCATCCAGACGCTCTACCCGTTGTTCGGTATCGCCAACCAGCTCATCGCGGCCGTGGCACTGCTGGTGGTCACCGTCATGGTGGTGCGCAAGGGCTACACGAAGTGGGTGTGGATCCCCGCGATCCCGCTGGTCTTCGACACGGCCGTCACCTTCACGGCCTCGTGGCAGAAGATCTTCTCCACCGACCCGCTCGTGGGCTACTTCCAGCAGCATCGCGAGGCGGTCGCCAAACTGAGCACGCTCTCCGACCCGGCCAAGATCGAGGAGACCAAGGCGATCGTGCGCAACACGATGATTCAGGGGACGCTGTCGATCGTCTTCCTGGTCATGGTCGCCTTCGTCATGGTCTGCGCCCTCATCCGCATCGTCCAGACGATCCGCAACCGGGACACGACGACGTCGGAGGACCCCTACCAGGAGTCCAACTTCTACGCGCCCGAGACGATGATCGCCTCCTCGCTCATGAAGAAGGTCTCCCGGGAGTACGAGCAGGTGGGCGACCCGGCCCTCATCCCCCACAAGGCCCACGCGGAGAAGTCATGA
- a CDS encoding carboxymuconolactone decarboxylase family protein produces MTTETTHPQHDVNSPENLARRERGLEIARSVDGEAAQAVINSLADISPALGHHIAAFGFGDVYARPGLDPRSRQLVTIGVLTALGGCEPQLRIHIGAALNVGLTREEIIEAILHASVYAGFPRALNATFVAREVFTERDAAE; encoded by the coding sequence ATGACCACTGAAACCACTCACCCCCAGCACGACGTCAACAGCCCCGAGAACCTGGCCCGGCGCGAGCGCGGCCTGGAGATCGCCCGCTCGGTCGACGGCGAGGCGGCCCAGGCCGTCATCAACTCCCTGGCCGACATCAGCCCGGCACTCGGCCACCACATCGCGGCCTTCGGCTTCGGGGACGTCTACGCCCGCCCCGGGCTCGACCCGCGCAGCCGCCAGCTCGTCACGATCGGCGTGCTCACGGCCCTGGGCGGCTGCGAGCCGCAGCTGAGGATCCACATCGGGGCCGCCCTCAACGTGGGGCTGACCCGTGAGGAGATCATCGAGGCGATCCTGCACGCCTCGGTCTACGCCGGCTTCCCGCGAGCGCTCAACGCCACCTTCGTGGCCCGCGAGGTGTTCACCGAACGCGACGCCGCCGAATGA
- a CDS encoding VanZ family protein, whose amino-acid sequence MPAQQPAPDALTSADSPDTSRETSPVSAGSPSANRASGPNQPEDVLPGRARYERIARVATVILLSIICVAVTWPSGHEVADLKDTMGPGFLSSEGKDIVLNLVMLAPATFCAVAGWRDVPWWMWALVGCVIGLSAEVLQSLLPMLERRPSLANVGQNAVGAWAGALTAWYLLRRWHLRTAA is encoded by the coding sequence GTGCCCGCCCAGCAGCCCGCGCCCGACGCACTGACGTCCGCCGACTCCCCCGACACCTCCCGAGAGACATCACCGGTGTCGGCCGGTTCGCCATCCGCCAACCGCGCCTCGGGCCCGAACCAGCCCGAGGACGTCCTCCCGGGCCGCGCCCGTTACGAGCGGATCGCCCGCGTCGCGACGGTCATCCTCCTGTCCATCATCTGCGTGGCGGTCACATGGCCCTCCGGACACGAGGTCGCCGACCTCAAGGACACCATGGGACCGGGTTTCCTCAGCTCCGAGGGCAAGGACATCGTCCTCAACCTGGTGATGCTGGCACCGGCCACCTTCTGCGCCGTCGCGGGCTGGCGGGACGTCCCCTGGTGGATGTGGGCCCTGGTGGGCTGCGTCATCGGGCTGAGCGCCGAGGTGCTCCAGAGCCTCCTGCCCATGCTGGAGCGGCGCCCCTCGCTGGCCAATGTCGGCCAGAACGCCGTCGGCGCCTGGGCCGGGGCCCTGACCGCCTGGTACCTGCTGCGCCGCTGGCACCTCCGGACCGCCGCCTGA
- a CDS encoding MTH1187 family thiamine-binding protein has product MLVAFSVSPTTTDAPDGSVSEAVARAVRVVRDSGLPHETTSMFTTVEGEWDECMDVVKRACEAVAEVSPRVALVLKADIRPGWTGQMAAKVERVEARLRQAD; this is encoded by the coding sequence ATGCTTGTCGCCTTCTCCGTGTCCCCGACCACCACTGACGCGCCCGACGGGTCAGTCTCCGAGGCGGTGGCCCGAGCCGTGCGCGTAGTGCGCGACTCGGGACTGCCCCATGAGACGACGTCGATGTTCACCACGGTCGAGGGGGAGTGGGACGAGTGCATGGACGTGGTCAAGCGGGCCTGCGAGGCGGTCGCCGAGGTGAGCCCGCGCGTGGCGCTCGTCCTCAAGGCCGACATCCGCCCCGGCTGGACCGGCCAGATGGCCGCGAAGGTCGAGCGCGTCGAGGCCCGCCTGCGCCAGGCCGACTGA
- a CDS encoding aspartate:alanine exchanger family transporter, whose product MSVLHPVLDVLAQAPILTVFLVIGLGTAVGQIPLGPIRFGAAGALFVGLAVGALDPRLGADLTLLRSLGLALFCYTVGLAAGNTFFRDLRRQLPLMAVCVVALVIAGAAGGLYSHLAGVSPAMDSGAYAGALTSPVLDAAIEAAGTQEPAVGYALAYPVGVAVAILIVSGVVGRSWPGGRDPRPASADGITATSVYLLQRVALGEMKAFKEGSIRISYLERDGETRVVAPGEVLLPGDKVVIVGAPSAVESAVHDLGTGFHNCLAKDRTAVDFRRLTVSSTRVAGRTVAEVDMPGRFQGVITRVKRGDLDLLAREDLVLELGDRVLAVVPSDELEKAGDWFGDSERSIAQIDAFSVGAGMALGVLLGLVAIPLPGGITLRLGVAAGPLVVGMVLGWVGRTGPFVWGLPHAANSTIRQLGLLFFLAAIGLASGPDFAASAFSMTGLKVGVLAALVVAVSAIVMLAGARWAGVSAQRASGGLAGLVGQPAILAFALSKRDDERIEAGYATLFALAIVVKIVMVQVLVAL is encoded by the coding sequence GTGTCCGTGCTTCATCCCGTCCTCGACGTCCTCGCGCAGGCGCCGATCCTCACCGTCTTCCTCGTCATCGGCCTGGGGACCGCCGTCGGGCAGATCCCGCTGGGACCGATCCGCTTCGGCGCGGCCGGGGCGCTCTTCGTCGGCCTCGCGGTCGGCGCCCTCGACCCCCGGCTCGGCGCTGATCTGACCCTGCTGCGAAGCCTCGGCCTGGCCCTGTTCTGCTACACCGTGGGCCTGGCCGCCGGCAACACCTTCTTCCGCGACCTGCGCAGGCAGCTGCCGCTCATGGCCGTGTGCGTCGTCGCGCTCGTGATCGCCGGTGCGGCGGGCGGCCTCTACTCCCACCTGGCCGGGGTAAGCCCCGCCATGGACTCCGGCGCCTACGCGGGCGCCCTCACCTCACCGGTGCTCGACGCCGCCATCGAGGCGGCCGGCACCCAGGAGCCCGCCGTCGGCTACGCCCTGGCCTACCCCGTGGGCGTTGCCGTCGCCATCCTCATCGTCTCCGGGGTCGTGGGGCGCTCCTGGCCCGGGGGGCGCGACCCGAGGCCCGCCAGCGCTGACGGCATCACCGCCACCAGCGTCTACCTCCTGCAGCGGGTGGCCCTCGGCGAGATGAAGGCCTTCAAGGAGGGCAGCATCCGCATCTCCTACCTGGAGCGCGACGGCGAGACCCGGGTCGTGGCCCCCGGTGAGGTGCTGCTGCCCGGGGACAAGGTCGTCATCGTCGGGGCGCCGTCCGCCGTCGAGTCCGCCGTGCACGACCTGGGCACCGGGTTTCACAACTGCCTGGCCAAGGACCGCACCGCCGTCGACTTCCGGCGCCTGACCGTCTCCTCGACACGGGTGGCCGGCCGCACCGTCGCCGAGGTGGACATGCCCGGGCGCTTCCAGGGCGTCATCACCCGCGTCAAGCGCGGTGACCTGGACCTGCTGGCCCGTGAGGACCTCGTCCTGGAGCTCGGTGACCGGGTGCTGGCGGTCGTCCCCAGCGACGAGCTGGAGAAGGCCGGCGACTGGTTCGGCGACTCCGAGCGCTCCATCGCCCAGATCGACGCCTTCTCCGTCGGGGCCGGCATGGCGCTCGGCGTGCTCCTGGGGCTGGTGGCGATCCCGCTGCCCGGCGGCATCACCCTGCGGCTCGGGGTGGCGGCCGGGCCGCTCGTCGTCGGCATGGTCCTGGGGTGGGTGGGGCGCACCGGGCCCTTCGTGTGGGGGCTGCCGCACGCCGCCAACTCCACCATCCGTCAGCTGGGGCTGCTGTTCTTCCTGGCCGCGATCGGGTTGGCCTCGGGGCCTGACTTCGCGGCCTCGGCCTTCTCGATGACGGGGCTCAAGGTGGGGGTGCTCGCCGCGCTCGTCGTGGCGGTCAGTGCGATCGTCATGCTGGCCGGGGCGCGGTGGGCCGGGGTCTCCGCGCAGCGCGCCTCCGGCGGCCTGGCCGGGCTCGTCGGGCAGCCCGCGATCCTGGCCTTCGCCCTGTCCAAGCGCGATGACGAGCGCATCGAGGCCGGCTACGCGACCCTGTTCGCTCTGGCCATCGTCGTCAAGATCGTCATGGTCCAGGTTCTCGTGGCGCTGTAA
- a CDS encoding FhaA domain-containing protein has translation MGFLDKFEKGVENVTNRAMSRFSDDIEPIEIASKLRETMDKRAASFARDRSVVPNIFRIHLTPPSIERITAWGQDEMVRQMEEVATSHAADQGYSFVGPVEVSFLVNNNPNAPAIEIESSTRRGAAAPAASATATPTHPIVDINGQRYLLTGPVTVIGRGSEADIIVDDSGVSRRHLEIRLTHGNAIASDLGSTNGTFVEGQRVDAVTLVDGNTLTIGRTQILFWDGTQNSGVNG, from the coding sequence ATGGGATTCCTGGACAAGTTCGAGAAGGGCGTCGAGAACGTCACGAACCGCGCCATGTCCCGTTTCTCGGACGACATCGAGCCCATCGAGATCGCCTCGAAGCTCCGCGAGACCATGGACAAGCGCGCGGCGTCCTTCGCCCGCGACCGTTCAGTGGTTCCCAATATCTTCCGCATCCACCTCACCCCACCGAGCATCGAGCGCATCACCGCCTGGGGCCAGGACGAGATGGTGCGTCAGATGGAGGAGGTCGCCACCTCGCACGCCGCGGACCAGGGCTACTCCTTCGTCGGCCCGGTCGAGGTCTCCTTCCTCGTCAACAACAACCCCAACGCCCCGGCCATCGAGATCGAGTCCTCCACGCGGCGCGGCGCCGCCGCCCCGGCCGCCTCCGCCACCGCCACCCCGACGCACCCGATCGTCGACATCAACGGCCAGCGCTACCTGCTCACCGGGCCTGTCACCGTCATCGGGCGCGGCTCTGAGGCGGACATCATCGTCGACGACTCCGGCGTCTCACGCCGTCACCTGGAGATCCGCCTGACACACGGCAACGCCATCGCCAGCGACCTGGGCTCCACCAACGGCACCTTCGTCGAGGGCCAGCGGGTCGACGCCGTCACGCTCGTGGACGGCAATACACTGACCATCGGCCGCACCCAGATCCTGTTCTGGGACGGCACCCAGAACAGCGGAGTCAACGGGTGA
- a CDS encoding YbdD/YjiX family protein codes for MTSTPPTPRPAGRPSTRSRLHQALARARALWRDMTGESAYDRYLERYAREHAQCLHGHGGDHGSGHGSGHGPMSEREFWRARAKQAETEINASCC; via the coding sequence ATGACGTCAACCCCTCCGACACCGCGGCCGGCAGGTCGGCCGAGCACCCGCAGTCGACTGCACCAGGCCCTGGCCCGGGCCCGTGCCCTGTGGCGGGACATGACTGGGGAGTCCGCCTATGACCGCTACCTGGAGCGCTACGCCCGCGAGCACGCGCAGTGCCTCCACGGTCACGGGGGCGACCACGGCTCCGGGCACGGCTCTGGGCACGGCCCCATGAGCGAGCGCGAGTTCTGGCGCGCCCGGGCCAAGCAGGCTGAGACGGAGATCAACGCCAGCTGCTGCTGA
- a CDS encoding winged helix-turn-helix transcriptional regulator, which translates to MSEVDLPECGVARFLLLFDGPWATLIVRELMHGPQRFGELRDALPGISAHTLTNRLRMFESRGIVSRHAYPEVPPRVVYELTDLGRSLRPVLDAMNEWGASCPTSAFTPQHDSRR; encoded by the coding sequence ATGAGTGAGGTCGATCTTCCCGAGTGCGGGGTGGCGAGGTTCCTGCTGCTGTTCGACGGGCCCTGGGCGACGCTCATCGTGCGCGAGCTCATGCACGGCCCGCAGCGCTTCGGGGAGCTGCGCGACGCCCTGCCGGGGATCAGCGCGCACACGCTGACCAACCGGTTGCGGATGTTCGAGTCGCGCGGGATCGTCAGCCGACACGCCTACCCGGAGGTACCGCCCCGCGTCGTCTACGAGCTCACCGACCTGGGCAGGAGCCTGCGGCCGGTGCTCGATGCGATGAACGAGTGGGGCGCCAGCTGCCCGACGTCGGCCTTCACGCCGCAGCACGACTCGCGCCGGTGA